Proteins encoded together in one Shewanella oneidensis MR-1 window:
- a CDS encoding 4a-hydroxytetrahydrobiopterin dehydratase has translation MTALTQMKCEACQADAPKVTDEELAELIRMIPDWGVQVRDGIMQLERVYKFKNFKLAMAFTNKLAELAEEEFHHPGILTEWGKVTVTWWSHSIKGLHKNDFIMAAKTDLLLD, from the coding sequence ATGACCGCGTTAACCCAAATGAAATGTGAAGCTTGCCAAGCTGATGCACCAAAAGTGACCGATGAAGAATTGGCCGAGCTTATCCGCATGATCCCCGATTGGGGCGTGCAAGTACGTGACGGTATCATGCAATTGGAACGGGTGTACAAGTTTAAAAACTTTAAACTAGCAATGGCATTTACCAATAAGTTGGCGGAACTGGCCGAGGAAGAATTCCACCATCCTGGTATTTTAACCGAGTGGGGCAAGGTGACCGTGACTTGGTGGTCACACTCGATTAAGGGGCTGCATAAGAATGACTTCATTATGGCGGCCAAGACCGACCTGTTATTAGATTAA
- the tyrR gene encoding transcriptional regulator TyrR has product MRLEVSCQDRVGLAKDILVVLERYGINLIAIDASNQGFLYLQFAEVSFETLSALMPQIRKVESVHDVRTVSFMPSEQEHYALKTLLKTLPDSVFSIDVKARIRIVNESALLNMGMGEHEVLDESLNHWVQGFNFSRWLSEGQVLPQAARVNIGQNEYLAEMLPIYLPDEDEKTILVGAVVSLKSPARVGKQFNALQNQTTGFENVLASSDKMKEVLKQARRMAQLDAPLLITGETGTGKELMARASHDASMRREKPFIAINCAALPDSAAEEELFGYVSQGKVIKRGFFEEAKGGTVFLDEVAEMSKAAQVKLLRLLQDGTFRRIGGDEEVRADVRIICSTQKNLAELCQTGEFREDLYYRIHVLSYHIPSLRERKVDIIPLTEMFLEHYSQQLSSPVRRISAQCRDHLLTYAWPGNVRQLKNAVFRAVSMWDGSGELTVEQLKLPSYAEGFGYFDNAFEGNLDDAMKQFEASLLRRLYPAYPSTRQLAKKLGVSHTAIANKLREYKIAKPK; this is encoded by the coding sequence ATGCGCTTGGAAGTTAGCTGTCAAGATCGCGTGGGTTTAGCGAAAGACATCTTAGTCGTGTTAGAACGTTATGGCATTAATCTCATTGCCATTGATGCCAGTAATCAAGGCTTTCTCTACCTGCAATTTGCCGAAGTCAGTTTTGAAACCTTAAGTGCTTTGATGCCGCAAATCCGCAAAGTGGAGAGTGTCCATGATGTGCGAACGGTGTCATTCATGCCGTCGGAGCAGGAACACTACGCCTTAAAAACCCTGCTTAAAACCCTCCCAGACTCAGTGTTTTCCATCGACGTGAAGGCGCGTATTCGCATTGTGAACGAATCGGCGCTGCTCAACATGGGCATGGGAGAACATGAAGTGCTCGATGAATCCTTAAATCATTGGGTGCAAGGTTTTAACTTCAGCCGCTGGCTCAGTGAGGGCCAAGTGCTGCCGCAGGCGGCGCGGGTGAATATTGGCCAAAACGAATATCTGGCTGAAATGTTACCGATTTATTTACCCGATGAGGATGAGAAAACTATCCTTGTCGGTGCGGTGGTGTCGCTGAAATCGCCTGCGCGGGTGGGTAAACAATTTAATGCGCTGCAAAATCAAACCACAGGCTTTGAAAATGTGTTGGCCAGCAGCGACAAGATGAAAGAAGTGCTTAAACAAGCCCGCCGCATGGCGCAGCTCGATGCGCCATTACTGATCACGGGCGAAACTGGCACGGGTAAAGAACTCATGGCCAGAGCCAGCCATGATGCCAGCATGCGCCGCGAAAAGCCGTTTATCGCCATTAACTGTGCAGCATTGCCCGATAGCGCCGCCGAAGAAGAACTGTTTGGCTACGTCAGCCAAGGCAAAGTGATCAAGCGTGGCTTTTTTGAAGAGGCGAAGGGCGGGACTGTATTCCTCGATGAAGTGGCTGAAATGTCCAAGGCGGCGCAGGTCAAACTGCTACGGTTATTACAGGATGGCACTTTTAGACGCATTGGTGGCGACGAAGAAGTCCGCGCCGATGTGCGAATTATCTGCTCGACCCAGAAAAACTTAGCCGAGCTATGTCAAACCGGTGAATTTAGGGAAGATTTGTACTATCGCATCCATGTGCTTAGCTATCACATTCCGTCACTGCGTGAGCGCAAAGTCGATATTATTCCGCTGACAGAGATGTTCCTCGAGCATTACAGCCAGCAATTATCCAGCCCTGTCAGGCGGATTTCGGCCCAATGCCGTGATCATCTGTTAACTTACGCTTGGCCGGGTAACGTCCGTCAGCTTAAAAACGCAGTCTTCAGAGCCGTATCCATGTGGGATGGTTCGGGTGAATTAACCGTTGAGCAACTTAAGTTGCCATCCTACGCCGAAGGTTTTGGTTATTTCGATAATGCCTTTGAAGGTAATCTCGATGATGCGATGAAGCAATTTGAGGCCAGCTTACTGCGCCGCTTATATCCGGCTTACCCAAGTACTCGGCAATTGGCAAAGAAATTGGGCGTGTCCCACACGGCTATTGCTAACAAACTTCGGGAATATAAGATCGCCAAGCCAAAGTAA